One Zootoca vivipara chromosome 9, rZooViv1.1, whole genome shotgun sequence DNA window includes the following coding sequences:
- the LOC118084572 gene encoding cytochrome b-c1 complex subunit 6, mitochondrial-like, whose protein sequence is MCEVGWQDEKELEDQSGDPQEEEEEELLDPLTTVTEHCEQIEKCVKARELLEECNARLSSKSHTEEKCTEELFDFLHARDHCLAHKPFSKLK, encoded by the exons ATGTGCG AGGTGGGGTGgcaggatgagaaggagctggAGGACCAGAGCGGGGacccccaggaggaggaggaagaagagcttCTGGATCCTTTAACTACTGTCACGGAGCATTGTGAACAGATTGAGAAATGTGTGAAAGCTCGGGAACTTTTAGAGGAGTGTAATGCTCGATTGTCATCGAAGTCCCATACAGAGGAGAAGTGTACAGAGGAACTCTTTGACTTCTTGCATGCTAGAGACCATTGTTTGGCTCATAAACCCTTCAGCAAATTGAAATAA